In Puntigrus tetrazona isolate hp1 chromosome 22, ASM1883169v1, whole genome shotgun sequence, one genomic interval encodes:
- the LOC122327315 gene encoding oocyte zinc finger protein XlCOF6-like, protein MTDPEPSRIKQEDTEQQTDLIEQNKEIKELIEEGENHHIKTEDISWRYSLKGRDDIWPQNEKNLSCKPIRDIDIKNNLQGKLYTCDKCEKTFTVKYNLIKHMNTHTEEKPYTCGQCGNSFRLKDSLNKHTRIHTGEKPYTCDQCGKSFARKEYRDVHLKIHTGEKPYTCDQCGKSFTQKGALTVHMRIHTGEKPHACDQCGKSFRLKQPLEEHMRVHTGEKPYTCDQCGKSFKQKGAVSVHMKIHAGEKQHTCDQCGKSFKKYGGFKKHLLTHFRERLDNCDQSSRFPEGPPDQKPYFLKDHLNDNNDKPYICYICGKSFSQMGALKIHQKRHTGVKDHACSECEKTFFTDAELKLHQTVHSTETPYKCSHCDKSFKRLKYLQIHERIHPGENPYTCNECGKSFRLKEMFNRHMIHHNGEKPYTCDHCGKNFRQKANLNKHMKIHIGEKIHMCDQCAKSFTESNVFKVYLHTQKTHSKGKDHACSECGKTDRDVKLYQTVHTTETPYKCSHCDQRFKRSDYLKIHERIHTGEKPYTCDHCGRSFAQRGTLIAHKNTHSREKPYSCDKCEKSFKRKESLQNHMRIHTGEKPYTCNQCGGSFRLKEMLNRHMIIHNKEKLYTCDQCGKGFRLQQSLKEHMRIHTGEKPFTCDQCGKCFRLQQPLKEHMRIHTGEKPYTCDQCGKCFRLQQPLKEHMRIHTGEKPFTCDQCGKCFRLQQPLKEHMRIHTEEKPYTCDQCGKCFRLQPPLKEHMRIHTGEKPYTCDQCGKSFIRRAALYQHKKTHNGVKQHQRIHTGEKPHQCHSCGKSFTQLSSLISHKLHVCTSEIRVSSLCSDPVLPGAR, encoded by the coding sequence accTTATAGAACAGAACAAGGAAATCAAAGAATTGATTGAAGAGGGGGAGAACCATCATATAAAAACTGAAGATATATCCTGGAGATACTCATTGAAAGGAAGAGATGACATATGGCCTCAGAATGAAAAGAATCTCTCATGCAAGCCAATTCGAGATATtgacataaaaaataatcttCAAGGCAAGCTGTACACGTGTGATAAGTGTGAAAAGACATTCACAGTAAAATATAACCTTATAAAACACATGAATACCCACACTGAAGAGAAGCCATACACATGTGGTCAATGTGGAAACAGCTTCAGACTAAAAGATTCTCTTAACAAACACACaaggatccacactggagagaagccatacacatgtgatcagtgtgggaagagttttgCACGAAAAGAATACCGTGATGTACACCTAAAaatccacactggagaaaagCCATACACATGTGATCaatgtgggaagagtttcacacAAAAAGGAGCTCTTACTGTACACATGAgaatccacactggagagaagccacACGCATGTGATCaatgtgggaagagtttcagaCTAAAGCAACCCCTTGAAGAACACATGAGggtccacactggagagaagccgtacacgtgtgatcagtgtgggaagagtttcaaaCAAAAAGGAGCTGTTTCTGTACACATGAAAATCCACGCTGGAGAAAAGCAACACACATGTGATCAGTGTGgcaagagttttaaaaaatatggtgGTTTTAAAAAACACCTGCTTACTCATTTTAGAGAAAGACTAGACAACTGTGACCAAAGCAGTAGATTTCCTGAAGGACCACCTGACCAAAAGCCATATTTCCTGAAGGACCATCTGAATGATAATAACGACAAGCCTTACATATGTTATAtttgtggaaagagttttagtCAGATgggtgcattaaaaatacaccaaaaaagACACACCGGTGTGAAGGACCATGCTTGCTCTGAGTGTGAGAAGAcattttttacagatgctgaACTAAAACTGCACCAGACAGTTCACTCTACAGAAACACCttacaagtgttcacactgtgacaagagCTTCAAACGGTTAAAATATCTGCAAATACATGAGAGGATACACCCTGGAGAGAATCCATATACATGTAATGaatgtgggaagagtttcagactaaaagaaatgtttaatcgACACATGATTCATCACAATGGAGAGAAGCCATATACATGTGATCACTGTGGGAAGAATTTCAGACAAAAAGCAAACCTTAACAAACATATGAAAATCCACATTGGAGAGAAGATACACATGTGTGATCAGTGTGCAAAGAGTTTCACagaatcaaatgtttttaaagtttatctgcatactcagaaaacacacagcaaaGGGAAGGATCATGCATGCTCTGAGTGCGGGAAGACTGATCGTGATGTAAAACTGTACCAGACAGTTCACACTACAGAAACCCCttacaagtgttcacactgtgacCAGAGATTCAAACGGTCTGATTATCTGAAAATACATGAGAggattcacactggagagaagccgtaTACATGTGATCATTGTGGGAGGAGTTTCGCACAAAGAGGAACCCTCATAGCACACAAGAACACCCACAGTAGAGAGAAGCCATACTCCTGTGATAAGTGTGAGAAAAGTTTCAAACGAAAAGAAAGCCTTCAAAAtcacatgaggatccacaccggagagaaaccatATACATGTAATCAGTGTGGGGGCAGTTTCAGGCTGAAAGAAATGCTTAATCGACACATGATTATCCACAATAAAGAAAAGCTGTACACATGTGATCAGTGTGGGAAGGGTTTCAGACTTCAGCAATCTCTTAAAGAacacatgaggatccacactggagagaaaccgttCACATGTGATCAGTGTGGGAAGTGTTTCAGACTTCAGCAACCTCTTAAAGAacacatgaggatccacaccggagagaagccgtacaCATGTGATCAATGTGGGAAGTGTTTCAGACTTCAGCAACCTCTTAAAGAacacatgaggatccacactggagagaaaccgttCACATGTGATCAATGTGGGAAGTGTTTCAGACTTCAGCAACCTCTTAAAGAacacatgaggatccacaccgAAGAGAAACCGTACACATGTGATCAATGTGGGAAGTGTTTCAGACTTCAGCCACCTCTTAAAGAacacatgaggatccacactggagaaaagCCGTATACATGtgatcagtgtgggaagagtttcataAGAAGAGCAGCCCTTTACCAACACAAGAAAACTCACAATGGAGTGAAACAGCACCAgaggatccacactggagagaaaccgcATCAATGCCATTcatgtgggaagagtttcactCAGTTATCTTCTCTAATCTCTCATAAATTACATGTCTGCACATCTGAAATTAGAGTAAGTAGTTTATGTTCTGATCCTGTACTTCCAGGTGCGAGATAG